One Nicotiana sylvestris chromosome 12, ASM39365v2, whole genome shotgun sequence genomic window carries:
- the LOC104231992 gene encoding histidinol-phosphate aminotransferase, chloroplastic-like isoform X2, with amino-acid sequence MGVIEFNTSSICVGRVKTNCLVEKNRTRRIACTASSVPVQEERQQKQCVTGDAFIRPHLRKLSPYQPILPFEVLSTRLGRKPEDIVKLDANENPYGPPPEVFDALGAMRFPYIYPDPESRTLRAALAEDSGLESEYILAGCGADELIDLIMRM; translated from the exons ATGGGCGTGATTGAATTCAACACTTCATCGATTTGTGTTGGTAGAGTGAAAACCAATTGTCTAGTTGAGAAAAATCGGACAAGGAGAATTGCTTGCACGGCCTCCTCAGTGCCAGTACAAGAGGAGAGACAGCAGAAACAATGTGTGACAGGAGATGCTTTTATCAGGCCCCATCTTCGCAAATTGTCCCCTTATCAGCCCATTTTGCCTTTTGAG GTGTTGTCCACTCGTCTTGGTAGAAAGCCAGAGGATATTGTGAAATTAGATGCTAATGAGAACCCATATGGCCCTCCTCCAGAG GTATTCGACGCTTTGGGGGCTATGAGATTTCCATATATTTATCCTGATCCTGAAAGTCGTACCTTGCGTGCGGCCCTTGCTGAAGATTCTGGCCTTGAATCTGAGTATATTCTTGCAGGGTGTGGTGCAGATGAACTCATTGATTTGATAATGCG AATGTGA
- the LOC104231992 gene encoding histidinol-phosphate aminotransferase, chloroplastic-like isoform X1 has product MGVIEFNTSSICVGRVKTNCLVEKNRTRRIACTASSVPVQEERQQKQCVTGDAFIRPHLRKLSPYQPILPFEVLSTRLGRKPEDIVKLDANENPYGPPPEVFDALGAMRFPYIYPDPESRTLRAALAEDSGLESEYILAGCGADELIDLIMRFIWTESRIWSFSKEYY; this is encoded by the exons ATGGGCGTGATTGAATTCAACACTTCATCGATTTGTGTTGGTAGAGTGAAAACCAATTGTCTAGTTGAGAAAAATCGGACAAGGAGAATTGCTTGCACGGCCTCCTCAGTGCCAGTACAAGAGGAGAGACAGCAGAAACAATGTGTGACAGGAGATGCTTTTATCAGGCCCCATCTTCGCAAATTGTCCCCTTATCAGCCCATTTTGCCTTTTGAG GTGTTGTCCACTCGTCTTGGTAGAAAGCCAGAGGATATTGTGAAATTAGATGCTAATGAGAACCCATATGGCCCTCCTCCAGAG GTATTCGACGCTTTGGGGGCTATGAGATTTCCATATATTTATCCTGATCCTGAAAGTCGTACCTTGCGTGCGGCCCTTGCTGAAGATTCTGGCCTTGAATCTGAGTATATTCTTGCAGGGTGTGGTGCAGATGAACTCATTGATTTGATAATGCG GTTTATCTGGACTGAGAGTAGGATATGGAGCTTTTCCAAAGAGTATTATTGA